A section of the Serratia liquefaciens ATCC 27592 genome encodes:
- a CDS encoding alpha-amylase family glycosyl hydrolase, whose product MSPMPTVTQPTLYRIHPVSFRDGNGDGVGDAHGMIAALPYLNQLSIDGLVLPQPLAEQEGAAVAAQGLALWYCDGPHHIRRAAASQQYLRSPLALEVVPFSVEKLIEVLNARRATLADSLWSTGDADQPRVVSHWGQGNLRSADAFLTLLAMLPAPICLYQGEELGLPHAAGLQDPLGAQTPMPWHEAPEQVTNGEIHWYQQVAIEHRALAISRQQQDNQSTLRYCQSLLALRRLPVIQQGELSVVSQHNGVVRLLITHQDQCLEALINLQPYTQAAAPSEATLPLAWQHGAQQEGHQWVLAGFASAIFTRNVNCESRGVTHG is encoded by the coding sequence ATGTCGCCAATGCCTACCGTCACTCAGCCAACCCTGTACCGGATCCACCCGGTCAGTTTCCGTGATGGAAACGGGGATGGCGTGGGTGATGCTCACGGCATGATTGCGGCGCTGCCCTACCTGAACCAGCTGTCGATAGACGGCCTGGTCCTGCCGCAGCCATTGGCGGAGCAAGAGGGGGCGGCGGTCGCCGCGCAGGGTCTGGCGCTGTGGTATTGCGACGGGCCGCATCACATTCGTCGCGCCGCCGCGTCGCAGCAGTACCTTCGTAGCCCATTGGCGCTGGAGGTCGTGCCCTTCAGCGTAGAGAAACTGATTGAGGTGTTGAATGCTCGCCGCGCCACTCTGGCAGACAGCCTGTGGAGCACCGGTGATGCGGATCAGCCGCGAGTCGTTAGCCATTGGGGCCAGGGTAATCTGCGTTCGGCTGATGCCTTTTTGACGCTGCTGGCGATGTTGCCTGCGCCCATCTGCCTGTATCAGGGCGAAGAATTGGGTCTGCCACACGCCGCCGGCCTGCAGGATCCGCTGGGTGCGCAAACGCCGATGCCCTGGCATGAAGCGCCGGAACAGGTGACCAACGGTGAGATCCACTGGTACCAACAGGTGGCCATCGAACATCGCGCGCTGGCCATCAGCCGCCAGCAGCAGGACAACCAATCCACCTTGCGTTACTGCCAATCTCTGTTGGCGCTGCGCCGCTTGCCGGTGATCCAGCAGGGCGAACTGAGTGTGGTCAGCCAGCATAACGGCGTGGTTCGTTTACTTATTACCCATCAGGATCAATGCCTTGAAGCGCTGATTAACCTGCAGCCTTATACTCAGGCGGCCGCGCCGTCTGAGGCGACCTTGCCATTGGCATGGCAGCACGGTGCGCAGCAAGAGGGTCATCAATGGGTTTTGGCGGGTTTTGCGTCCGCCATTTTTACACGAAATGTTAACTGCGAAAGCAGGGGAGTAACGCATGGCTAG